The sequence GTCATCGGGTACTCCGTCAACGACTCGGTGGTGGTCTTCGACCGGGTCAGGGAGCTGTGGGCGAAGGCCCGCAAGCGGCCCCTCGCGTCCGTGGCGAACCAGGCGGTCCTCCAGACCGTGCCCCGGACGGTGAACACCGGGATGGGCGCCCTGTTCATCCTCGTCGCGCTGGTCGTGCTCGGCGGCGACTCCCTGGAGGACTTCGCGCTCGCCCTGCTGATCGGCATCGTCGTCGGTACGTACTCCTCGGTCATGACCGCCGTACCGGCCGCGCTTCTGCTGGAACGCACCAGCAAGGTCCCGCCGCCCGCCCGCACCCGTGCCCCACGCGCCAGGAAGGGGGCAGGGAACCGGGACCCGCAGGACAACGGCGCGCGGGTGTAGCCACCGGGCCGCCCCCGCACCGGGCCGCCCCCGCACCGGGCCGGCCGGCGCGGGGGCGGCTCTCAGGGCGCGAGGGACCGCAGGTGGGCGGCGGTCTCCTCGTCCGCGGGCAGCAGCGTCTCGATGGCCAGCTCCGCCACCGTCACGTCCATCGGCGTGTTGAACGTGGCGATCGACGCGACGAAGGACAGCACCCGTCCGTCGTGCTCGATGACCAGGGGCAGCGCGAACGGCGCCGACGACGAGGGCGGCTCCCAGTCCCCCTCCCCGCCCGGGGCCGCCGCCACCGGGTAGCCCGCGACCTCCTCGTACAGCTCACGCAGCCCGGCCGAACGGACCAGGGCGATCTGCCGCTCCATCTGGGCCAGCAGATCGGCCCGCCACTCCCGGAGGTTGCGGATGCGCGGGGCGAGGCCCTGCGGGTGCAGGGTCAGGCGCATCGCGTTCAGCGGCGGGGCGAGCAGATGCTCCGGCACCCCCTCCAGCAGTCGGGTCATCCCCCGATTGGCCGCCACCACCGTGTACATCCCGTCCACGACGAACGCCGGATACGGCTCATAGCCCCGCAGCAGCCGGTCCAGCCCGTCGCGCAGCGCCCCCATCGCCGGGTCGTCGAGCGCGGTCTCCGCGTAGCGCGGGGCGTAACCGGCCACCACCAGCAGGGCGTTGCGCTCCCGGACCGGCACGTCCAGGTGTTCGGCCAGCCGCAGGACCATGTCCTCGCTGGGGCGCGAACGGCCGGTTTCGACGAACGAGATGTGCCGGGCCGAGGAGCCGGCCCGCAGCGCCAGCTCCAGCTGGCTGATCCGTCGCCGCTCCCGCCAGTTGCGCAGCAGCGGCCCTACCCCCGTGTCGGGCGCGACAGTTGTCATACGAAGACCGTAACGTCACCGGCACCGCCGACCGGTACCGACCACCAGTGAGGGAGCCGCCGTATGCCCGCAGCACCGCTGCCGCGGAACGAGATCGAGGACCGGCTGCGCGAGCTGCCCGGCTGGACGCTGGAGGGCGACCGGATCGCCCGCACCTACCGGCTGCCCTCCCACTTCGCAGCCGCCGCGTTCACCGTCCAGGTCGCCGCGATCCAGGACGAGTTGAACCACCACAGCGACCTGACACTCGGCTACGACACGGTCGCCCTCTCCGTGAACTCCCACGACGCGGGCGGCAAGGTCACCGAGAAGGACCTCGGCCTGGCCGCCAGGGTGACGGCCGTGGCCCCCGGGCACGGCGCACGGTAGGGCCTGTCTTCAAACTGCCGTCGTCGCCCGGCAGACGGCAGTTTGAAGACAGGTCCTAGCCCCCCGCCACCGCGGTGACGGCCCCGGCGCCCCGCCACAACAGGTCGCCGGTTCGGACTCCTTGACCGGGAACGTGTGTTCGTGGTCATGGCATAGGGTCGGCCGGGTGCTGGACTACGACAAAGAGGCCGCCCGCTACGACGCGACCCGTGGCGGTCTGCCCCGGGCCGAGGCGGCGGCCGCCGCCGTGCTCGGCCTGGTGCCGCCCGCGGCCGGCTCCCTGCTGGACGTCGGCTGCGGCACGGGCCTGGTCACCGGCCGGATCGCGGACGGCCGCCCCGGTCTCCGGGTGATCGGCTCCGACGCCGCGCACGGCATGGCCCGCGTCGCCCGGGACCGCGTCGGAGCCGTCGTGCTCGCCGACGCCCGCCGCCTCCCGCTGCCCGGCGCGGCGGTCGACGCGGTCACCGCCGTCTGGCTGCTGCACCTGCTGCGCGAGGAGGGCATGGCGCGGGCGGTGGTGGCCGAGGCCGCGCGGGTGCTGCGGCCGGGTGGCGTGTTCGTCACCACCGTCGACAAGGACGCCTCGCACGACGTGGGCAGCGACATCGACGAGGCGTTCGCCCCGTACCTGGCACCCAGCCCGTCCGACGGTACGGACCTGGTCGTCGCGTACGCCGCCGAGGCCGGCCTCGATGTGCTGGGGGACGCCTTCTTCCGCGGCCACGGGCAGGGCCGGAGCCCGCTGGGCGCGGCCGGCGCCGCCCTCCGGGGCTACTACGCCTCACGCCTGGCCCTGCCCGGAGCCGCCGCCGAAGACCTCGCTCGCACCCTGACCGCCCTGCCCGACCCGGAGCGGCGGCGAGCCGACCCCGAATACCGGCTGCTGGCCTTCCGCCGCCGGC comes from Streptomyces sp. Mut1 and encodes:
- a CDS encoding 4a-hydroxytetrahydrobiopterin dehydratase, whose product is MPAAPLPRNEIEDRLRELPGWTLEGDRIARTYRLPSHFAAAAFTVQVAAIQDELNHHSDLTLGYDTVALSVNSHDAGGKVTEKDLGLAARVTAVAPGHGAR
- a CDS encoding helix-turn-helix domain-containing protein, which produces MTTVAPDTGVGPLLRNWRERRRISQLELALRAGSSARHISFVETGRSRPSEDMVLRLAEHLDVPVRERNALLVVAGYAPRYAETALDDPAMGALRDGLDRLLRGYEPYPAFVVDGMYTVVAANRGMTRLLEGVPEHLLAPPLNAMRLTLHPQGLAPRIRNLREWRADLLAQMERQIALVRSAGLRELYEEVAGYPVAAAPGGEGDWEPPSSSAPFALPLVIEHDGRVLSFVASIATFNTPMDVTVAELAIETLLPADEETAAHLRSLAP
- a CDS encoding class I SAM-dependent methyltransferase, translating into MLDYDKEAARYDATRGGLPRAEAAAAAVLGLVPPAAGSLLDVGCGTGLVTGRIADGRPGLRVIGSDAAHGMARVARDRVGAVVLADARRLPLPGAAVDAVTAVWLLHLLREEGMARAVVAEAARVLRPGGVFVTTVDKDASHDVGSDIDEAFAPYLAPSPSDGTDLVVAYAAEAGLDVLGDAFFRGHGQGRSPLGAAGAALRGYYASRLALPGAAAEDLARTLTALPDPERRRADPEYRLLAFRRRPGR